ATTCAATCAGAtgcatattatttatttatttattaccagtggcaaaaagttgtttgcCAAATCGATAGacatttacaagactaataccaaaatataaaaatatccaaattattttttatttttataaatatattcaaatatttttcaattttttttttaaatttgttaaagtAGGCGTGGCAACAATTAATTACTATACTATATAAAgaacaagaatatatatacttcatAGGCTTTGAGTACCTTAACCCATAACAAACTTTATAGGCTATTAAGAATAGTTGTTTCATTAAAGGTCAAAATACTGTTAGCCTAAAATACGTTTCCATCAATGCCATTACATTATCCCAAATAGAGAACTAATAGATGATGGAAGAGGAAACAATACGGACTTTCtataaaaaatggaaagcgcGACTGCTTAAGTGGTCTTCTTTGGTCTGCGCTGTAGTATTTTATATGTACCGTAAGACTTTCGATtactttaaatactttttttttattttagatatACGTACAGGAGTGGAACCCTTCTTCAGATTCTTCAACAGTTAAATCTATATTCAAGGATTGGCATTGTTTACCGGGGCATGCAGCTACTTTGGCTGCCGTTGGCAAGTGTTATTTTCTCCGACATTTTGATGCTAGTGACAAATTGGGCATTTGTCATATGATGTTTCCTATTCGATAACTTTGCCGAGGGAGGCGATTGTAATTGGAAATATGGAATACCCGTTACCGCCGCCCAGGCCACGTAATTACTTATTTTGTTTCTTGGTCTGTGTAACGATTGATTGGCTCTACAGCAGTGCTTTCTTAGATTGCAACTTCTGAATCTAAGCTTAAAGGGCCAAGATCAGCTGGATCAGACCTTCGCATGGGATGTAAATAATCTGGTGGGTGTGGAACAAAGTGTCTTACTCTATTTATATACTCCTTCCACCACAGCAAACTTACTTTGATCTCCAATCGTGGACCCAGCCGATCAGGAATCAGATTATAAGCGTTAACCAGGAATGCGGATGTTCGTTTGTACTTGACTTCTTTTTTTGCGCACTTCTAAACGCCCTGGGCTGTGTGCAGTATAGAATATCCATGAACATTCATTCGTTCTACTTCTTATACAACATACCTTAAACTGATATAGAACACGTATTTGgctctaaaaaaaatttaaaaatttactAAAACACCTTCGGACCGAACTTACTCAGACAATGTGAAATGGAGCCTTATAGCACCACATTTTGTGAAAGCTCAATATATCAAGGATATCAGCAGTAATAAGTATTTGTCTACGTCagtatattaaattaattagccTTGGTGAAACCGAAATAGAGAATTATTTCAGTTAACGGAAATGTTTGACTGGGTCGGTTTGTTGTTAAAGGTACTCTACTACTATGGGCAGATCATTGGACTTATCAACTTCGAAATTGACTGGCAAAGAGGTCGTGTCGTTGCAGCCCAAAGAGGCATTCTTTTCGCAATCGCAATTAACGTCTTAATTTGCATGGTGCTGCTTTTGCAAATATCCAAGAAATTCAATCTCGATGTGTACTTCGGTAGGGCTAACCAGCTGCATCAATATGTGATCATCGTGATGGTCTCACTGAGGATGGCTTCAGGTCGCGAAACTCATTACACTATATTTATAGAACCACCTATTTAAGATTTTTTaattgacatttttttttaggaattTCTGCAATTCTCAACAGATGGCGTCAGCGAGCACAACTAATGCGCCTTGTTGAATGTGTACTTCGGCTATTTCTGAAAAAACCGCATGTAAAGCAAATGTCCCGATGGGCAATTCTGGTAAAGTTCTCTGTAGGTGTCGTCAGCAATTTCCTACAAATGGCCATCTCTATGGAATCATTGGATCGCTTGGGGTTCAACGAATTCGTGGGAATGGCTTCGGATTTCTGGATGTCGGCCATTATAAATATGGCCATATCACAACACTATTTGGTAATACTTTTCGTTCGAGCCTATTACCATTTGCTCAAGACAGAGGTGCGGCAGGCGATCCATGAAAGCCAAATGTTAAGTGAGATTTACCCACGGAGAGCGGCTTTCATGACCAAGTGTTGTTACTTGGCTGATCGAATAGATAATATAGCAAAACTTCAGAATCAACTGCAATCGATTGTGACCCAGTTGAACCAAGTGTTTGGCATCCAAGGGATAATGGTTTATGGCGGATACTATATATTCTCAGTAGCTACAACTTACATAACGTACAGTTTAGCTATAAATGGTATAGAAGAACTGCACTTGAGTGTCAGAGCAGCGGCACTGGTATTTAGTTGGTTTTTATTCTACTACACGAGTGCAATACTAAATCTGTTTGTTATGCTCAAACTCTTCGATGATCACAAGGAGATGGAACGGATACTAGAAGAGAGAACTCTGTTTACTTCCGCCTTGGATGTCCGCTTGGAGCAATCCGTAAGTTTCTATCCGACTATAACCGAATTGAAGTATCGAGATCTCGTACTTTCACAGTTTGAAAGCATTCAATTGCAGCTAATTAGAAACCCGTTGAAAATTGAAGTATTGGATATATTTACCATTACTCGCAGTTCATCTGCTGCCATGATTGGATCTATAATAACGAATTCGATATTTCTTATTCAATACGATatggaatatttttaaaaaatgttaaaaaaagtaaaataataaaaaattgattttgtggTTGGTTTATTCCGTTTCTCAGCCAGTGAAAAGTGCGAACGAGAAATTTCAAGATTTTATTAGTAATCGCtagaaattggaaaaaaaaacaataaaatgaaaaaa
The sequence above is a segment of the Drosophila melanogaster chromosome 2L genome. Coding sequences within it:
- the Gr36a gene encoding gustatory receptor 36a codes for the protein MFDWVGLLLKVLYYYGQIIGLINFEIDWQRGRVVAAQRGILFAIAINVLICMVLLLQISKKFNLDVYFGRANQLHQYVIIVMVSLRMASGISAILNRWRQRAQLMRLVECVLRLFLKKPHVKQMSRWAILVKFSVGVVSNFLQMAISMESLDRLGFNEFVGMASDFWMSAIINMAISQHYLVILFVRAYYHLLKTEVRQAIHESQMLSEIYPRRAAFMTKCCYLADRIDNIAKLQNQLQSIVTQLNQVFGIQGIMVYGGYYIFSVATTYITYSLAINGIEELHLSVRAAALVFSWFLFYYTSAILNLFVMLKLFDDHKEMERILEERTLFTSALDVRLEQSFESIQLQLIRNPLKIEVLDIFTITRSSSAAMIGSIITNSIFLIQYDMEYF